CCATTTTTCACTAGTGTTAATTAACAGTTGAACTCCATTTCCTCTCTGGAAAACTGAGAAACAAACGGACAGCATTGCAAAAGCCAAGCGAGTTTGTTTTATCTTCTGCATAAAATAATGGTATCTATCATCATCCTCTGAAACGGCAGCAAAGACTTTCTGAAAGGTCTGAAAGTCTAAAGTCAGAATGACTCAAAATGATCAGCTGATCACTCACATCCTCCGTGTTCTTTTGGGCAGTCAGTGGCTTCAAACATCGGGCAAGCCTTTTACTGACCTAACCACTAACTAATTATGACCCCGTTGTTTCTGATGTGGGGATCAGGTCACCAAGTCATGGGTGAGGTCATGGCATTGTGCACAGGTCTCAAGTTCTAATCGATGCCGTTATATGTTCGCAATCGGAAGATAAATCATAAGCTGTGTTTACTGCAGTATGCGTGGAGACTAACATTTCTAAAAAGCCGTCGCCCTCGATTCGTCTTCGCCATGCCACCACAAAGCAACTTCCTACTCCAACTAATCCAATATTTATGTGAACGTTTCCCCAAAAAGATATCTGTGACAAACAGGATAACGTAGCAAAATATCATCACCAGTGATATGAGGTTTTCAACAACTACTAGCATTTCCTGCTGGACCTTATTTTAGCATTTTTGGAATACAATTTGCTTTTTGCATGTTTTTGCGGTGTGCAACTGAAATGAACTCTGCGGTAATCATATCGAATGTTGCATATATCTGAATGACGTGAGCTTTCATCTCATGATTTTTGTTAATTTGTATGTTCATATATGAGTTGAAATTTAATATATGGTTACTTTAGTTAGTGCCAGGTGTTTACGCACCTCGCCCATATAAAATAGTTTAATGATATTGATTCATAACACACTCAAGATCGTTACTTCATATAAGATCGGTTTTTTCTTCAATAGATGGATCATTAGAAGATGTGTAAATAGTACAACTATTAACAGTCTTGTTGCTAAGACTTCATTATCTCATGTCATATCTATCTCTTCTCACTAACCAAATGATAATAGTCGTCCTTACTAACTGGAATTCTTTTTTTAACCAACTTGCTAACTAGACATTGTGTTTAGCGATTTATCAATTAAAAAATGCATGTATATTGGTTTATTTTCATCTTGTGGGTAACAATTTATTTCAATTACAACAAATATGACTTCGCCTTTTATGATGTACATCCTGATTTGGTATGAATGAAAGCACTATAGCTGCTCGATCCCTTCagcaacagtagactgcaaataGTTTACTTAAGCACTTTGCAAGAAAGGAACCAGAGAACTGAAAAAACCGCAACTTCACTAGAAAAACCCGAATAATCCATTACAAGAATGAGAGTTCACTACAAACAGATCACTGGTGTATGAGCTCTGAAGTATGCTATGTTTCTGATCATTGATAGATCAAATAATATTATGAAGCCAATTAATTTAACATgtttaaaatattacaaaccGTCGGCCACTTGCAAATAAAAACTGTCGGGAAAATTCGTTAATATTGTAGTGAATTTGCAAGAAGGAACAATAGACTCAAATATTGATCATGCGTGTCTCTAGTCTCAACCATCTAATTGTGCAGTCATACAGTCCCATCTCACTGCTCACATGCTGAATGGTGATGCACAGCCGTACTTGGTGACATGTTAACTGCAATGGGATATTCAGGGTCCATCAAGTGATTGAACTGAAAAACCTCAACTTCACTGGTCAAAGCCGAATCTATTACAAGAGTCAGAGTTCACTACAAACAGATGACTGATGTATGAGCTCTGAAGTATGCATGCTATGTTTCTGATCATTGATAGATCTAATAATAACATGAAACTATTTTTTGCGAGTGTGAAGCTAATTAATTTTACATGTTTAAAATTTTGTGCAAGTGTACGACACCGCCAACACATCCATTTCACGCATGAGAAATTCATAGACGGAAGCTGCTGTCTAGCATGTCGTTCCAGAAAGGATCGTTCTCCAGAGAGCATAGACTCGGCATCTCCATGGGCTCCAACAAGTCGGCAAAACTATGCCCCGGCTGGTCAACTGCAGCTGCCACTTCCTGTGGACAAACTGGGCGTACCAATGTAGCAGCAGTGTTACAGTACTGACCAGTCGGCTCTGCATTGGAGCTGCAGAGCACTGGAGACGAAGCTCTCAGGTGCTGCACCATGTCTTGCCCTGCAAAATTTGTGGTATCACCGAGATAACCAGCTGGCAGGTAGTTCGCGTGAGACAAGAGGTTCATCTGGTCCTGGAAGTTTGGAGCAATGCTACTTGCGTTAAGCATTGCATTTCCTGCAGCTAAGTTGCAGTTGGCCATGAGAACACCAGCGCTTCCATTGTTAGAGCTGATGGCCTCCAGCAACATTTGCAGCACTTGCGCCTGCCTCAGAGCAGTGTCCAGGTCCCCGAGGCTTGCCGCCGCACAGAGGAACGCCTCAGAGAGGCCGGGGGAAACGAGGGCGCCGTTGAGGATGTCGTCGGGGGGCAACCGCTGGTGCGTGACGGGGTCGACGCCCATGCGCAGCAGCTTCTTCCGGATGTGCGTGTTCCAGTAgttcttgatctcgttgtcCGTCCGGCCCTCCAGGTGCGTCGCAATCGTCGACCACCTAACACAGGACAATTGGCACGTCGTGTTAGTGTGCGTGTTACTCTAACACTCGTCGTATCTTGGGGAGATTTACGTGCGCCAACTGCTGCAAATCCAAGTGGCGgctatgcatgcatgccatgTGGTGACTGATGGGTGATGGAGACAAGTTGATCGGTCCTACTTGTTGCCGAGGGAGGCGTGGAGGCAGATGATGAggcgctcctcctcgtcggtgaAGTTGCCGCGCTTGATGTCGGGGCGGAGGTAGTTGGTCCACCGGAGGCGGCAGCTCTTCCCGCAGCGGTTCAGCCCGGCGGCCTTGGGCAGGTTGCGCCAGCTGCTGACGTGCCCGCCGTGCTTCTGGATGTGCTCCACCAGCGTCCGGTCCTCGTCCTCCGTCCACGG
This genomic window from Phragmites australis chromosome 7, lpPhrAust1.1, whole genome shotgun sequence contains:
- the LOC133923643 gene encoding transcription factor MYB41-like, which translates into the protein MGRSPCCCHDAGVKKGPWTEDEDRTLVEHIQKHGGHVSSWRNLPKAAGLNRCGKSCRLRWTNYLRPDIKRGNFTDEEERLIICLHASLGNKWSTIATHLEGRTDNEIKNYWNTHIRKKLLRMGVDPVTHQRLPPDDILNGALVSPGLSEAFLCAAASLGDLDTALRQAQVLQMLLEAISSNNGSAGVLMANCNLAAGNAMLNASSIAPNFQDQMNLLSHANYLPAGYLGDTTNFAGQDMVQHLRASSPVLCSSNAEPTGQYCNTAATLVRPVCPQEVAAAVDQPGHSFADLLEPMEMPSLCSLENDPFWNDMLDSSFRL